In Ostrinia nubilalis chromosome 10, ilOstNubi1.1, whole genome shotgun sequence, a single genomic region encodes these proteins:
- the LOC135075401 gene encoding trifunctional purine biosynthetic protein adenosine-3 — protein MSEANVLVIGSGGREHALCWKLADSPFVKRIYCAPGSVGISTTNKVESVDLDINDYPGLAKWCKEQSIELVVVGPEDPLANGIVDELTALGIPCFGPTKAGAEIEANKDWSKKFMNKYQIPTARHKSFTDAAAAKEFINSAPYPALVVKASGLAAGKGVVVAASKEEACEAVDDILTDSKFGVAGQTVVIEELLDGDEVSVLAFTDGETVSMMPPAQDHKRIGDGDVGPNTGGMGAYCPCPLITPDQLADVKDQVLQRAVDGLKAEGIKYVGVLYAGMMVTKSGPMTLEFNCRFGDPETQVLVTLLESDLYTVMKACVTGTLNKHQLMWNTKLSAVGVVLASKGYPETSTKGCVISGLSQVQATPGLVVFHSGVARGANGSLVTWGGRVLLVCARAASLRAAAAAATAAASVIDFPGAQYRKDIAHRAFSKLNGLSYLQSGVDIDAAATLVRQIEPLATATHRRGVLGRLGCFSGLFQLSAMDPTLKDPVLVQGTDGVGTKVKIAEIMNKYDTIGQDLVAMCVNDILCAGAEPFAFLDYMACGRLQVELASSIVKGIADACILSGCALLGGETAEMPSMYDVGKYDLAGFAVGVVDNLKQLPRIKEIRAGDVVLALPSTGVHSNGYSLVQKIMAESGCRYNQTIARVTPSTSYNIKQLPRIKEIGAVDVVLALPSTGVHSNGYSLVQKIMAESGCRYTEKAPFSTAGRTFGEEFLEPTGIYVRQVLPALRRSLVKALAHITGGGLLDNVPRVLPPGLRVRLDASKFQIKPLFGWLQAKEEHRRSSKEALRRSLLKALAHITGGGLLDNVPRVLPPGLRVRLDASKFQIKPLFGWLQAKDYVYVRQVLPALRRSLVKALAHITGGGLLDNVPRVLPPGLRVRLDASKFQIKPLFGWLQAKDYVYVRQVLPALRRSLVKALAHITGGGLLDNVPRVLPPGLRVRLDASKFQIKPLFGWLQAKGLLDNVPRVLPPGLRVRLDASKFQIKPLFGWLQAKEEHRRSSKEALRRSLVKALAHITGGGLLDNVPRVLPPGLRVRLDASKFQIKPLFGWLQAKGMVSDFEMLRTFNCGVGMVLIVDPVVVKELLGLVEGDIRVVGTVEAIGKEGGHQVAVDNFREAMAPLTAPYVIGQAVRQKSLSYKDSGVDIEAGDSLVSLIKPLARSTSRSGVLGGLGGFGGCFQLKAIEQEFKDPVLVLAADGVGTKLKIAQTINQHSTIGIDLVAMCINDILCNGATPLTFLDYFACGSLDVNVARNVVSGVAEGCRQANAALIGGETAEMPGMYEPGAYDIAGFALGVVERTQVLPKINDITVGDIIIGLPSNGVHSNGFSLIHKLMKKTGLTLQDKAPFSKEGLTLGEELIKPTRIYARAMAAALASGRVKAAAHVTGGGLPDNLPRVVPASVRARLDAHCWHVPPVFAWIADAAAVSDDEMLRTFNCGIGMVLIVSPEDQAEVMNTTRSYGAMVIGSIQARPPGGARVVIDNFASSLDFTRRMPLLPSRKNTDRLELIPFRVDKCATSFSLHCTTRSYGAMVIGSIQARPPGGARVVIDNFASSLDFTRRMPLLPSRKVAVLVSGNGSNLQALIETTRDPSQCMCADVTLVVSNRPGVRALERAEAAGIPALVFNHKEYSSREEFDRAVSAALESHKIDIVCLAGYMRILSAEFVQKWKGRLINIHPSLLPRHPGLHAQQQCLDAGDRETGCTVHFVDEGMDTGPIITQERVPVLRDDDADTLAARIHLAEHRAFPRALRLLATGRVRLTQRGTVAWHS, from the exons TGCCCCCTACCCCGCTCTGGTGGTGAAAGCGTCTGGCCTGGCGGCCGGCAAGGGAGTGGTGGTGGCTGCCTCGAAGGAGGAAGCCTGTGAGGCCGTGGACGACATCCTCACGGATTCGAAGTTCGGAGTGGCCGGCCAGACCGTGGTCATTGAGGAACTGCTGGATGGAGATGAAGTCTCT GTTCTGGCATTCACGGATGGCGAGACGGTGTCCATGATGCCTCCAGCACAGGACCACAAACGTATCGGCGACGGCGATGTGGGTCCCAACACTGGAGGCATGGGCGCTTACTGCCCCTGCCCGCTCATCACGCCTGACCAGCTGGCGGATGTTAAGGACCAGGTGCTACAGCGAGCGGTTGATGGACTGAAGGCAGAGGGGATCAAGTATGTCG GAGTGCTGTATGCTGGAATGATGGTCACCAAATCTGGGCCCATGACCTTGGAGTTCAACTGTCGCTTCGGCGACCCCGAGACCCAAGTCCTCGTGACCCTCTTGGAATCAGATCTCTACACTGTTATGAAG GCATGCGTCACTGGCACTTTGAACAAGCACCAACTGATGTGGAACACCAAGTTATCAGCTGTCGGAGTAGTCCTAGCATCTAAAGGATATCCAGAAACCTCCACTAAGGGCTGTGTGATCAGTG GATTGTCTCAAGTACAAGCTACCCCAGGCCTGGTGGTCTTCCACAGTGGCGTGGCTCGAGGCGCTAACGGCTCTTTAGTCACGTGGGGCGGTCGAGTGCTCTTAGTTTGTGCCAG GGCTGCATCGTTGAGAGCCGCCGCGGCCGCCGCCACCGCTGCCGCGTCAGTCATCGACTTTCCCGGTGCACAGTACAGGAAGGATATCGCTCACAGGGCTTTCTCGAA ACTCAATGGCCTTTCGTACCTGCAAAGCGGCGTGGACATCGACGCCGCGGCCACCCTAGTCCGTCAGATCGAGCCACTGGCCACCGCCACCCATCGCCGGGGGGTGCTGGGAAGGCTGGGGTGCTTTAGCGGCCTGTTCCAACTGTCGGCCATGGACCCCACGCTGAAAGACCCCGTCCTCGTGCAGGGAACGGACGGCGTTGGGACCAAAGTTAAG ATCGCAGAAATAATGAACAAGTACGACACGATCGGTCAAGACTTAGTAGCGATGTGCGTCAACGACATCTTGTGCGCGGGCGCCGAGCCCTTCGCTTTCCTGGACTACATGGCGTGCGGCCGTCTACAAGTCGAGCTGGCCTCGTCTATCGTCAAGGGAATCGCTGACGCGTGTATACTCTCCGGCTGCGCCTTGCTAG GTGGCGAAACAGCCGAGATGCCGTCAATGTACGACGTAGGCAAATACGACCTGGCCGGTTTCGCGGTAGGCGTGGTCGACAACCTCAAACAACTCCCGCGCATCAAGGAGATCCGAGCGGGGGACGTAGTGTTAGCGCTGCCCTCTACTGGCGTACACAGCAATGGATACAGTCTCGTGCAGAAGATCATGGCCGAGAGTGGATGCAGGTACA accagactatagctagaGTTACACCAAGCACTTCATATAACATCAAGCAACTCCCGCGCATTAAAGAGATCGGCGCGGTGGACGTAGTGTTGGCACTCCCCTCTACTGGAGTACACAGCAATGGATACAGTCTGGTGCAGAAGATCATGGCTGAGAGTGGGTGCAG ATACACAGAAAAAGCGCCCTTCAGTACTGCAGGACGAACATTCGGCGAGGAGTTTCTAGAACCAACCGGCATCTACGTGCGCCAAGTATTGCCGGCTCTCCGCAGAAGCCTCGTAAAGGCCCTCGCACACATCACCGGCGGAGGATTGCTGGACAATGTACCGCGCGTGTTGCCGCCGGGGCTGCGCGTGCGACTCGACGCCAGCAAGTTCCAGATCAAGCCGCTGTTTGGATGGCTGCAGGCTAAAG aagaacataggaggagttcgaaagaAGCTCTCCGCAGAAGCCTCTTAAAGGCCCTCGCACACATCACCGGCGGTGGATTGCTGGACAATGTACCGCGGGTGTTGCCGCCGGGGCTGCGCGTGCGACTCGACGCCAGCAAGTTCCAGATCAAACCGCTGTTTGGATGGCTGCAGGCTAAAG ACTACGTCTACGTGCGCCAAGTATTGCCGGCTCTCCGCAGAAGCCTCGTAAAGGCCCTCGCACACATCACCGGCGGAGGATTGCTGGACAATGTACCGCGCGTGTTGCCGCCGGGGCTGCGCGTGCGACTCGACGCCAGCAAGTTCCAGATCAAGCCGCTGTTTGGATGGCTGCAGGCCAAAG ACTACGTCTACGTGCGCCAAGTATTGCCGGCTCTCCGCAGAAGCCTCGTAAAGGCCCTCGCACACATCACCGGCGGAGGATTGCTGGACAATGTACCGCGCGTGTTGCCGCCGGGGCTGCGCGTGCGACTCGACGCCAGCAAGTTCCAGATCAAGCCGCTGTTTGGATGGCTGCAGGCCAAAG GATTGCTGGACAATGTACCGCGCGTGTTGCCGCCGGGGCTGCGCGTGCGACTCGACGCCAGCAAGTTCCAGATCAAGCCGCTGTTTGGATGGCTGCAGGCCAAAG aagaacataggaggagttcgaaagaAGCTCTCCGCAGAAGCCTCGTAAAGGCCCTCGCACACATCACCGGCGGAGGATTGTTGGACAATGTACCGCGGGTGTTGCCGCCGGGGCTGCGCGTGCGACTCGACGCCAGCAAGTTCCAGATCAAGCCGCTGTTTGGATGGCTGCAGGCCAAAG GCATGGTGTCCGACTTCGAGATGCTCCGTACCTTCAACTGCGGAGTAGGCATGGTGCTGATCGTGGACCCGGTGGTGGTGAAGGAGCTATTAGGACTAGTGGAGGGAGACATCAGGGTCGTTGGTACTGTGGAGGCTATCGGGAAGGAGG GCGGTCACCAAGTGGCGGTGGACAACTTTAGAGAAGCGATGGCGCCTCTCACAGCGCCTTACGTGATCGGACAGGCCGTCCGACAGAAGTCTCTTTCTTACAAAGACAGCGGTGTCGATATTGAGGCTGGGGATTCTCTAGTCTCTCTCATCAAGCCTTTGGCCAG GTCCACATCTAGGTCAGGAGTTTTGGGCGGTCTCGGTGGCTTCGGCGGCTGCTTCCAACTGAAAGCTATTGAACAAGAATTCAAG GATCCAGTGCTGGTCTTAGCAGCTGACGGCGTGGGCACAAAGCTCAAAATCGCTCAAACGATCAACCAACATAGTACCATCGGAATCGATTTAGTTGCGATGTGCATCAACGACATACTGTGCAATGGCGCTACACCTTTGACGTTCTTGGACTACTTTGCGTGCGGTTCTTTGGACGTCAATGTAGCGAGGAATGTGGTTTCTGGAGTCGCTGAGGGCTGTAGACAGGCCAATGCTGCGCTTATAG GTGGAGAAACAGCAGAAATGCCGGGCATGTATGAACCAGGCGCGTATGACATCGCCGGCTTCGCGCTCGGCGTCGTCGAGAGGACACAGGTGTTGCCGAAAATTAACGACATCACG GTTGGTGATATAATCATCGGGCTGCCTTCAAACGGCGTCCACAGCAACGGGTTCAGTCTGATCCACAAGCTGATGAAGAAGACCGGCCTCACGCTCCAGGACAAGGCTCCCTTCAGCAAAGAAGGACTCACGTTAG GCGAGGAGCTGATCAAGCCCACGCGTATCTACGCACGGGCGATGGCCGCGGCGTTAGCCAGCGGGCGCGTGAAGGCGGCCGCGCACGTGACGGGCGGCGGGCTGCCCGACAACCTGCCGCGCGTCGTGCCCGCCTCCGTGCGTGCCAGGCTTGATGCACACTGCTGGCACGTGCCGCCG GTGTTCGCGTGGATTGCGGACGCGGCCGCGGTGTCGGATGACGAGATGCTGCGCACTTTCAACTGCGGCATCGGTATGGTGCTCATCGTGTCGCCAGAAGACCAGGCTGAG GTGATGAACACAACCCGCTCATACGGCGCGATGGTGATCGGCAGTATCCAGGCGCGACCACCAGGCGGCGCGCGTGTCGTCATCGACAACTTCGCCTCGTCACTCGACTTCACGCGCCGTATGCCGCTGCTGCCTAGCAGGAAG aatactgaccgcctcgagttgatacctttccgggttgataagtgtgctacgtcctttagtcTCCACTGTACAACCCGCTCGTACGGCGCGATGGTGATCGGAAGTATCCAGGCGCGACCACCAGGCGGCGCGCGCGTCGTCATTGATAACTTTGCCTCGTCCTTGGACTTCACGCGCCGCATGCCGCTGCTGCCTAGCAGGAAG gtggcggTGCTAGTATCAGGCAACGGCAGCAACCTCCAAGCGCTGATCGAGACGACCCGCGACCCCAGCCAGTGCATGTGCGCTGACGTCACGCTGGTGGTCAGCAACCGGCCCGGCGTGCGCGCGCTCGAGCGGGCCGAGGCCGCCGGGATACCCGCgctg GTATTCAACCACAAAGAATACTCATCTCGCGAAGAGTTCGACCGCGCTGTGTCGGCAGCACTGGAGAGCCACAAAATTGACATCGTGTGCCTGGCCGGCTACATGAGGATCCTGTCCGCCGAGTTCGTGCAGAA ATGGAAAGGTCGGCTCATCAACATCCATCCATCGCTCCTCCCTCGTCATCCAGGGCTGCACGCTCAACAGCAATGCTTAGACGCCGGCGACCGCGAGACTGGTTGCACTGTGCACTTTGTGGAC GAGGGCATGGACACAGGCCCAATCATAACACAAGAACGCGTGCCGGTGCTTCGTGATGACGATGCTGACACTCTCGCCGCTCGTATCCACCTCGCCGAGCATCGCGCTTTCCCTCGAGCGTTGCGTCTGCTGGCTACAGGCCGCGTGCGGTTGACGCAGCGCGGGACTGTCGCTTGGCACTCGTAA